One stretch of Amycolatopsis tolypomycina DNA includes these proteins:
- a CDS encoding acetyl-CoA C-acetyltransferase, with product MSSEAYIYEAIRTPRGKNKGGALHGTKPVDLVVGLINELKVRHPNLDPQAIDDIVLGVVSPVGEQGAVIARTAALNAGLPETVAGVQLNRFCASGLEATNTAAQKVRSGWDQLVIAGGVESMSRVPMGSDGGALFMDPATAYDNYIVPQGTGADLIATIEGFSREDVDRWAVRSQDRAEAAWSGGYFAKSVVPVKDINGVTILDHDEHRRPGSTVEGLGKLKPAFAGIGELGGFDAVALQKYHSVERINHVHTGGNSSGIVDGAALVLVGSEQVGKTFGLTPRARIVATASIGSEPTIMLTGPTPATEKVLKTAGLKPEDIDLWELNEAFASVVLKWIKDLHLDEEKVNVNGGAIAMGHPLGATGAMLVGTVVDELERRQARRALVTLCIGGGMGVATIIERV from the coding sequence GTGAGTAGCGAGGCCTACATCTACGAGGCGATCCGCACGCCTCGCGGCAAGAACAAGGGCGGTGCCCTGCACGGCACCAAGCCGGTCGACCTGGTGGTCGGCCTGATCAACGAACTGAAGGTCCGCCACCCGAACCTCGACCCGCAGGCGATCGACGACATCGTGCTGGGCGTCGTCTCCCCGGTCGGCGAGCAGGGCGCCGTGATCGCGCGCACCGCCGCGCTGAACGCGGGCCTGCCCGAGACCGTCGCCGGCGTGCAGCTCAACCGCTTCTGCGCCTCCGGCCTCGAAGCCACCAACACCGCCGCGCAGAAGGTGCGCTCCGGCTGGGACCAGCTGGTCATCGCCGGCGGTGTCGAGTCGATGTCGCGCGTACCCATGGGCTCCGACGGCGGCGCGCTGTTCATGGACCCGGCCACCGCCTACGACAACTACATCGTCCCGCAGGGCACCGGCGCCGACCTGATCGCGACCATCGAGGGCTTCTCCCGCGAGGACGTCGACCGCTGGGCCGTCCGCTCGCAGGACCGTGCCGAGGCCGCCTGGTCCGGCGGGTACTTCGCCAAGTCCGTCGTGCCGGTCAAGGACATCAACGGCGTCACGATCCTCGACCACGACGAGCACCGCCGCCCCGGCTCCACCGTCGAGGGCCTCGGCAAGCTCAAGCCGGCCTTCGCGGGCATCGGCGAGCTGGGCGGCTTCGACGCCGTCGCGCTGCAGAAGTACCACTCGGTCGAGCGCATCAACCACGTCCACACCGGCGGCAACTCCTCCGGCATCGTCGACGGCGCCGCGCTGGTGCTGGTCGGCTCCGAGCAGGTCGGCAAGACCTTCGGGCTGACCCCGCGCGCCCGGATCGTGGCGACCGCGTCGATCGGCTCCGAGCCGACGATCATGCTCACCGGGCCGACCCCGGCCACCGAAAAGGTCCTGAAGACCGCGGGTCTCAAGCCCGAGGACATCGACCTGTGGGAGCTCAACGAGGCGTTCGCGTCCGTCGTGCTCAAGTGGATCAAGGACCTGCACCTCGACGAGGAGAAGGTCAACGTCAACGGCGGCGCGATCGCCATGGGTCACCCGCTCGGCGCCACCGGCGCGATGCTGGTCGGCACCGTGGTCGACGAGCTGGAACGCCGCCAGGCGCGCCGCGCCCTGGTGACCCTGTGCATCGGCGGCGGCATGGGCGTCGCGACCATCATCGAGCGGGTGTGA
- a CDS encoding TetR/AcrR family transcriptional regulator, with the protein MTERSLRPRDRKAQLAAVAAELFRARGFPGVGIKDIADAAGVTGPALYRHFADKQAILAYVVLTGFEELEEATAEALSDSVPLADQLEYLLGLLATQAVERREIAALWRWEGRHLPKEDQREIARRSLLTLAAWSKALLARRPELTAEDAELLCWAALSVFGSVSVHHTSVARRRFAALLVDLALGVLNATLPPPASPPSVPALSLGTPSRREQVLAEATSLFAHRGFHDVSMEEIGAAAGIAGPSVYRHFPSKAALMVAIGHRAADRLALAAERALQAPDERSALRRLAASYVHTILHTPELLVSFSADRVTMPDRDKADLLRVQRDYVAQWVRLLSAVRPELPAREAKITVHAALTIANDLARTRRVASRPNFEAELTTLLHTALGVA; encoded by the coding sequence ATGACCGAACGCAGCCTCCGCCCCCGCGACCGCAAGGCCCAGCTGGCCGCGGTGGCCGCGGAGCTGTTCCGCGCCCGCGGCTTCCCCGGCGTCGGCATCAAGGACATCGCCGACGCGGCGGGCGTCACCGGCCCCGCGCTGTACCGGCACTTCGCGGACAAGCAGGCGATCCTGGCGTACGTGGTCCTGACGGGTTTCGAGGAGCTGGAGGAGGCGACGGCGGAGGCACTGTCGGACTCGGTTCCCCTCGCTGACCAGCTGGAATACCTGCTGGGCCTGCTCGCCACCCAGGCGGTCGAGCGCCGCGAGATCGCGGCGCTGTGGCGCTGGGAAGGCCGCCACCTGCCGAAGGAGGACCAGCGCGAGATCGCCCGCAGGTCACTGCTGACACTGGCGGCGTGGTCGAAGGCCCTGCTGGCCCGGCGCCCGGAGCTGACGGCGGAGGACGCGGAGCTCCTCTGCTGGGCGGCGCTGTCGGTGTTCGGCAGTGTTTCGGTGCACCACACGTCGGTTGCCCGCCGCCGCTTCGCTGCGTTGCTCGTCGACCTGGCCCTCGGTGTGCTGAACGCCACACTGCCACCGCCGGCCTCACCACCGTCGGTCCCGGCACTGAGCCTCGGCACCCCATCCCGCCGCGAGCAGGTCCTGGCGGAGGCAACATCCCTGTTCGCCCACCGAGGCTTCCACGACGTGAGCATGGAGGAAATCGGCGCGGCGGCGGGCATAGCCGGCCCCAGCGTCTACCGCCACTTCCCCAGCAAGGCGGCCCTGATGGTGGCCATCGGCCACCGAGCGGCGGACAGGCTGGCGTTGGCGGCCGAGCGAGCACTTCAAGCACCCGACGAACGTTCGGCGTTGCGCCGCCTGGCGGCGTCGTACGTGCACACGATTCTGCACACGCCGGAACTGCTGGTGTCGTTCTCGGCGGACCGGGTGACGATGCCGGACCGCGACAAGGCGGATCTGCTGCGGGTACAACGGGATTACGTGGCCCAGTGGGTGAGGCTGCTGTCAGCGGTCCGGCCGGAGCTGCCGGCCCGGGAGGCAAAGATCACGGTCCACGCGGCGCTGACCATCGCGAACGACCTGGCGAGGACGCGCCGGGTGGCGTCGCGGCCGAACTTCGAAGCCGAGCTGACGACGTTGCTGCACACGGCCCTCGGTGTCGCCTGA
- the fxsA gene encoding FxSxx-COOH cyclophane-containing RiPP peptide, translated as MNRVLEHANLGAPLVDLSAVPLTALRTMDNPELQRALRRVVEQSAAPQFCDQKRDSSWHH; from the coding sequence ATGAACAGAGTTCTCGAACACGCGAACCTGGGCGCACCGCTGGTCGATCTGAGTGCGGTGCCGCTCACCGCGCTGCGCACCATGGACAACCCGGAGTTGCAACGGGCCTTGCGCCGTGTGGTCGAGCAATCGGCGGCTCCGCAGTTCTGCGACCAGAAGCGCGACAGCAGCTGGCACCACTAG
- a CDS encoding HEXXH motif domain-containing protein, with translation MPAGQEHVTPAELPVHRIGTADFDAIANGTGDIGAMRLLREAERSRRLLLLRAITDLVAKDPAARGPLPHPDEAWDLLARVQNIAPEAVDLLLGHPYTGTWAGYTIRLLRKQITGVCPLWVHTGHLQALAAAAAIRAGLDFTATIPVWAGTAMLPGLGVARFRADTEWMVAEVRRAGAVLELDNGRQVVRAPADPAAEGPGWWGLREVTAMSGDRVLSVRLDDLDPYRGSFEPVLPQRIPAEELTRWAHLLDGAWRLIVRCLPDTADAFPVGFSSLVPRPMQPFRTTSASSGEAFGSAVISRPADAASLAASLVHEFQHNRLSGLMHLRLLHGDDPAERFYTAWRDDPRPIGGVFQGVYAFFGVTAFWRALARLEDEPFRPIAEFEFAYWRQAVWQVLDVLRADPWLTIDGRRFLRRIAEQLRPWLREPVPTPQATAASAALLDHYAGWRLRHLRPDPLVVRTLAEAWSAGRPRPALGFLPDADPTPVPDGRWHHARLDLTRLALADPAGFVRHRQDVPDATTADFAYVSGQFAQAAEGYRAELSADPDSPTAWTGLGLALSRSATGPAGSVLLHQPELVRAVHRLLAADGAAPDTPDELASWLGWLRTGTRPARS, from the coding sequence ATGCCGGCGGGCCAGGAACACGTGACACCGGCCGAACTGCCGGTGCACCGGATCGGGACAGCGGATTTCGACGCGATCGCGAACGGAACCGGCGATATCGGTGCAATGCGGCTGCTGCGCGAAGCGGAACGCAGCCGGAGATTGCTCCTGCTGCGCGCGATCACCGACCTCGTGGCGAAGGACCCGGCGGCGCGCGGCCCGCTCCCGCACCCGGACGAAGCGTGGGACCTGCTGGCCCGCGTGCAGAACATCGCGCCCGAGGCCGTCGACCTCCTGCTCGGTCACCCCTACACCGGAACATGGGCGGGCTACACGATCCGGTTGCTGCGCAAGCAGATCACCGGCGTCTGCCCGCTGTGGGTGCACACCGGGCACCTGCAGGCACTGGCGGCCGCGGCGGCGATCCGCGCCGGCCTCGACTTCACCGCGACCATCCCGGTCTGGGCCGGCACCGCGATGCTCCCCGGTCTCGGGGTGGCCCGGTTCCGGGCCGACACCGAATGGATGGTGGCGGAGGTACGCCGGGCAGGAGCCGTGCTGGAGCTGGACAACGGCCGCCAGGTCGTCCGGGCGCCCGCAGATCCGGCCGCGGAAGGGCCGGGCTGGTGGGGCCTGCGCGAGGTGACGGCGATGTCCGGTGACCGCGTGCTTTCCGTGCGCCTCGACGACCTCGACCCGTACCGCGGTTCCTTCGAACCCGTGCTGCCCCAACGCATTCCGGCGGAAGAACTGACCCGCTGGGCGCACCTGCTCGACGGCGCCTGGCGATTGATCGTCCGCTGCCTGCCCGACACGGCCGACGCGTTCCCGGTCGGGTTCAGCTCCCTCGTGCCACGGCCGATGCAGCCGTTCCGCACCACCAGCGCGTCGAGCGGAGAGGCGTTCGGCAGCGCCGTCATTTCGCGGCCCGCCGATGCCGCCTCGCTCGCCGCGTCACTGGTGCACGAGTTCCAGCACAACCGGCTGAGCGGGTTGATGCACCTGCGCCTGCTGCACGGAGACGACCCGGCCGAGCGGTTCTACACCGCATGGCGTGACGACCCACGGCCGATCGGCGGTGTTTTCCAGGGCGTGTATGCCTTTTTCGGTGTCACGGCGTTCTGGCGCGCACTGGCCCGGCTCGAAGACGAACCGTTCCGGCCAATTGCCGAGTTCGAATTCGCCTACTGGCGGCAAGCGGTCTGGCAGGTCTTGGACGTGCTCCGGGCCGATCCCTGGCTGACCATCGACGGACGGCGGTTCCTGCGCCGGATCGCCGAACAGCTCCGGCCGTGGCTGCGTGAACCCGTGCCGACGCCCCAAGCGACCGCGGCGAGCGCGGCCCTGCTCGACCACTACGCCGGCTGGCGGCTGCGTCACCTGCGGCCCGACCCGCTGGTCGTCCGGACCTTGGCCGAAGCGTGGTCGGCCGGGCGGCCGCGACCGGCGCTCGGCTTCCTGCCCGACGCCGACCCGACGCCGGTACCCGACGGCCGCTGGCACCACGCCCGCCTGGACCTGACCCGGCTCGCACTCGCCGACCCGGCCGGCTTCGTCCGGCACCGGCAGGACGTGCCGGACGCGACCACCGCCGACTTCGCGTATGTGTCCGGCCAGTTCGCCCAGGCGGCCGAGGGCTACCGGGCGGAGCTGTCCGCCGATCCGGACAGCCCGACGGCCTGGACGGGGCTCGGCCTCGCCCTTTCCCGGTCCGCCACCGGACCGGCCGGCTCGGTCCTGCTGCACCAGCCAGAACTCGTCCGGGCGGTACACCGCCTGCTGGCGGCCGACGGCGCCGCCCCGGACACCCCGGACGAACTCGCGAGCTGGCTCGGCTGGCTGCGGACCGGCACCCGGCCGGCCCGCAGCTGA